The sequence TGTACATTTCTACCATGTAATCCTCAACATGAACCTATATGTAACTGGAACTATCATAAACATATCCGTAACAGAATCATCTCAACCACATCCCAACATATCATTGCACATTATCCCACATTAGTGACTATATGACTGCTGCAGATAgacagaagcatactcatgatcAAGAGCACAgcaattcgaattattcttacaccctacaagggtacatctttacccacatgactcgagtACCattcggcttgcatgaccacacatgcCCACGCAAggaggtactcatgtcaacctttctcatactgGGAACCACCCACATGCACATGCCCCTATTACATCCgggttaccacgagcgtgtcctaaacacctctggctccctatcaccttgcttctccttttcttttttctacgTGTCATAGGGCTGCAAGGGAAGTGTTAGCACAtcgtatgataatcggcttatcttaccattagatcaacatgtggttaatacagaaagtgctagagccaccTGCAACAACaatcgatgcttaaacgatgcaagtggtatATGGCATCTGGGTTCCTCTTTTGACCTACCCCTAGTactgcccacatctcacctcgtCCTCACAACTTATCCATTCCAATGTCATTATTACTATGAaccataagtaagccctaagctcacgagtAATGGTTAAACCACCaatcgacttctaccaaggacctatgcattgctaagcatttcggttaacctttgaagttagaTATCAACATTATCATACCCAGGTTACAAAGATAAGAATGAACAACAATATCAAGGTCAAGGTAATGCATCAatgtaggttctacccatatcacccAACTCTGGAACGctaatcatgcaaacatacataaagcataatttatcatattagacataATCGATCCAAAATAGTACAGTGAGtattcttagatgcttgccttgctgctccgacGCTTACCTGACGCTACATgggcaacactcacagaactccggtAGTCTAGTGTCACCTTCAAAAGCTTGAATCATCGACGTGAaactctctaaacgaatcaagaatgcatcgcATAAATAAGTAAACGacggaaaagtgtgcatatgatgcattcTCCAACAATAATAAATTATcgtgtttcgaaaacatttgcaaaggaATACTAAACAATCTGGGTTAGAAAATATTTGAACCTcggataagacaacctaagtgcataaAGCTTTGAAtagctggtggtcagactgatGGTGGagcagcggtcagaccgccggcgTGTAGAGAGATTTGGGCCTTGGTGATCAGACTGACGGCATGGTGGCGGTCATACCAATAGttgacggtcagaccggctCTAATGGTGGTCTGACCTCTAGACCCTACCGGCGCCACCTCAGTGAAGTTGCCGACGAAGGCTTTGGCGTTGCCTTCGACCACGAAGGcaaccaaaatgctctatgggactagtggagtgcttttAGGATGATTTGGACGACATTCACCGAGCCAAACTTGGGAAGCTCCATGGACAAGCTCTAGGCTAGGGTTGAGGTTGATCCTAATCGGGAATGGGACCAGCTAGAGTTCGGGAATGACGGGGCAAGGGTAGTGGGTGTCTCACCTCGACGTAGGGAAACTTTCTAGCAGAGGGGTCCACTCCGGGGAggctccgatttggagatcgggctccggggtggtgcgcaagcttgaggtggatgaactcgTGTGGAAGATGTCCCCGGCAAAGAGGGAAGTGTCCTCCACCGAAATTCAGACATCGCGGTagtcctcttccttctctccctcaGTTTGTGTGAAGAGAATAAGTGAGAGTGAGaagtgagtgagtgagagagagagagagagagagagagagagagagagagagagagagagagagagagttggtcGATTTGCTTAATTAGACACTGCGttgtggcggttagaccgcgcAAGCTACCGGTCAAATAGCGGAAAGCCCACGTAACTGCTTATGGTGGTCAGAGAGCAGATAATCTCGGTCGTATCGCAGGAACtgtctttttcatttttcttcctttttctattctactttttctccaaagtatttagggcATTCCTAAATATCTCTAGACCATCTCctaagtatttttttaaatacattTGAAACTTAATTTGATAAATAAACGTGTAGAGACAATTTCTGTGATGATTATAcatgcttaattacatgattaacGTTTTGGGACAcaacaggacgtagggttgttatcccaCGGGAGGTCTGAACTTGGATAAccccttgtgttcttgagttcatcatcacacACACACTCGTAGGAAACGTTGATCATGCTCCTGTCGATCGGTATACCCCGGACACATTGTTAAGGATTAACCCTCGACGACTTTGTTTTGCAATTGTAGCATATGGTCGGTGTTCCTACATTGAATTATTGATTCATGACATTCCCGCAGCTATCATTACGTTTGGGTTTCCGTTCGGATTGTTTCATTTTCGATATCCTAACATTCCCAAGTTTGTATCCGTTTTCGGCTTTCGCATTTTCGATTCtattttttgagagaaaatgtgaaagtgaaaatggTTGGGGGGTGTTTCCCAGCCGTTCCCATCCTTTTTCATCTCTATAGGATGTTGAATGTCATCATTAATTCTCCTACATTTAATTTGTCTAAGATTTATGTTAGTTTGGTCACTAACCATAATCAACTACTAGCAAGTAGTTGCTATTAGGGTGTCTCAAAAGAACTATATTAGTTAGCTATAGGGGTGTTCCTatcaattttttgtttatttagaGAAGAGTTAATgcgaggagaaaaaaaatatagttattaATGTGTAGTCAATCAGTGCATTCAAAGGCCCATGCAAACTTTTAATACTTTATTAAGACTCATACTAAATTTGAAGGAAATGCTATAACTAATAAATTGGAGGGATTGCCTATTTTGTTATCTATAGACGATATAGATAATTTTTATAGCCAATAGTTGATTATATTGTTGAAGACGCTCTTAGCAACTAGTCTACTGACCCTGAAAGCATGGTTAGTAGGACCCACCTCTTCTCTAGTTAGCTCTTGGTTAGAATGGTTATCCCAACAAACATTAAGATCATCTTTTTCCCAAGGAGAAAATAAGACACTcgcattttttttgtttggatatCTTGAGAGCATAGAACTAATTTCATTTTCAATACTTGCTAAATTATTGATGGTAGAACGTGCAATAACATAAGTTTAGTGAATTAAATGATTGTACTCGCAAACACCATATCCTTCAAAAGAAAATTCTTATGTTCACTTAGCAAGGTGGAATTACGTACAGATCTTATTATTTTCCAATGAAAGGGAAGCTGTACGTGTGATAGTGAAATTTAACGAAGAAAAAGTATCGGCGCCGTCCATTTGTGTCAACCAGCGCAGATGGCCGGCATTAGAGCCCAAGAACTAAAGTTTTCAATAGTACAAAAATacatttttctcctttttctgaAAAGGACTTTCAAATAATACAAGTGATTGTCCGTGCCAATCATGACTAGTATTAATTTGTACTATAGACCATGGAAGTCAAATGCTTGTTGTTCACTAGTGTAACTTCACAAGATtatacaacatatatatataggcttACAATATTGGCAGATATCACATCTTGTTATGGTCCAAGTCTTGTGCATGTACGGGAGTACTGTATATGTAAAATCTCAAAAGAAAAGTGAGATGCATGTTCACATGCAAACAATGCATCGCAGAATTCAAGGAACCTCAATTTTCCGTTGCTTCTGCTGACTTTGCTGATTGAGATGTTAGGATTGTTTTATGCGAAGGCCCAAAAAACTTCATGTGttgttttgttattttcttatttctttcatGATACTACGTAGTAGAGAATGTGACATATGGCGGTGCATAAATGCAATTCGAGCTACCTATGGATTCTAGACACTGTTAGTTTGCTACCAACAAAAGTTACCTTCAATGGCTAGGTATATGGTCACTACCAACATAATTACCAGTGTAGCTGCAGGACTGTTAGTTTACTTTTTTCCTATCCAAAGTTTGGGCACCATTTGGACTCGGTGTCAAAGTTTTGGTAAGGCCATGATTTATTTGGCtctccaattcattttttaaGCAAGTTGGTAAAGCTTGCCCAGCCAATTTCACCACCGATTTTGGTAACACCAAAATTTGACCTGATTTTCATGACATCCACTTCTGCACAAACCGAATAAATCCTTACTTGGTAATAGTAAATTATTCATGGTcattaaaatttgataaaatgatTCCTCGCCAAAAGAAAATGGATACAATGGTCAAAGAGAAGTTACTTTTCCCCTAAGTAGAGATCTAGATTTTTGTATATTTATTTACATCATTGCAAATTCTGCAGATAATTTTTCCTAGTTTTTCTAATGAAGATTCTCCGTGTGAAAATGACAACATTTGGTACCTAATCTTCTTCTATCCTTGCTTTCTCAACAAAAATGGTAATGGAGAGTAAGTCCAGCCCAAAACATTACTAGGCCCAGTCCAAAAGATCAAGAGTATTTTCCAGGTCAAAATTTTCTGACAGGGACAAAGCGGGCCCATTAGTTTgtttttcaagttttttttcgtaggattttaatttttaagAGGAGGCATATTTAAAGTGCCACTAGCTCATTTATTGTACATAGGCTAATTGCTCGGGGACAAATAAGGGTTGTTTTTTACGGTGAACAAATAAGGAAAGGGAACCTAGCTTCATCTGTCTCCCACGTGTCAGGCGCTGAGCGACCCTCTTACCACGCATGGTTGGAAGAGGTGCAGCCGCGAGACCAGTTAAGGGTGACAGTGGGACGAGTTGGATCGGACCTTTGCAGGTTTTAGACCTAGCGGGTCAAGTTTGGTTGTAGAAACTGCCCTATGGGGCCATCAGATTAGGGACTCGAGTTAGGTTCGAATTTGGATCACAGTTTACACCCACGGGTGCTCCACGACCTTAAAACCCCCGAGGCCTATTACCCAATGCGGTGCATTCTTTATGGCCCATTCCTATGCGACGTGACGGGCCtcctcctctagtcctcccctACCCAATTGCTCCCCCTcgccctcctctctctttgccAAGGTCTAAGGGGAAGAGGTCTCATTCGGCCGTTCCTCTCCCTCACCTCGGTCCGGTGTGCATCACATGCTGCACGACCACCACCCAAACGAACCTGCCTCCACCAACGCACCAAGCCCGCCTACACCGTCGTGTGTCCCTCCTCCTCATGGAGCTGTCTGCGCCGCCCATTTGGCTTTGCATGCCATAGTGAGTCAGCACATGGGCACATTGTCACTGACTTCGCCCCCAATCAGGCTAGTTGACCACAATTCAAGGAGGGAAGAGCTCAATTTGGGTGGTATGGTGCTAGGACCAAGATTGCTGAGGTCTCTCCAAGCTTGTGCTGCCAAGGTTCGAGTTTCAGGTATCCCATCGAGTCTTAGATCTCCATCGCGATCGGAGACAAAGGTGGTTTTACACCCGGTTTGATTTTTAAATCTAGGTCGGGTTTCATATTTTGATCGGATGTGTTCTTGCTTCATCCAATCTCAACCTCACCTGTTGCCACCATTAAGACTGGTTTGCGGAGGGTAACCGCCGAATAGTAATTCTGAACCTTTTTTGCAATTTCTTGTACGAACGGCCCATTTCCGTTAAAACAAGCAACGATAGGAGGCCCATCAAAAGCTAGGTACGGCCCACGAAACAACGATGCCGCTAGAGTTCTCAACTATTTACCCCCTTATGGCACCGATAAACGCCTCCGCTCCCTCGCTCCCTCCGTCCCCTCGGCTTCGCGCCGAAGCAGGTGGTGGCGGCGCGGTGACCACCACCGCCCAGACTCCTCCTCAGAGCCCGGCGGCTTCTCGCGTCAAGGTATGTCCTCCGGTGTCTCCTCCCTCTAGCCCTAGTCCCCTCCTCCCAAACCCTAGACTAGCCGGCCAGCCACCCCTGGGCGCAGCCCGCTCTCTGGGAGGTTCTTGGCCAACAACAGTTGCTCTCTGGCTACAAATGGTTACGCTTGGAAATGATGAAATGATTGCTATTTCCATTTCACTCGCTCACTGATCCTTTTCCGTTAATTAGCGTTGCGGCTCCCGTCTGATCCCTACCAACCCGTCCCTATGGCGTTCTGGGGTGAGCCaacttctttcttttcctttgtttGCCTGAGCTCGTGCATTGTTTCGTTTGTTAGTGTTGCTACTTATTTAACACGTGATTGATTGATGCAGGGGTGGAGGTGAAGCCTGGGAAACCCTACACCCACAGCTACCAGGCCTCCCATGGCCGACTCCGCATTTGCCAGGTtcggtcccccccccccccccttcaggCTGTGGTTTTGTTGACATGTGGTACATGCTTCTTCTGATTAGAATTTATTATCATCAGGTTACCTATCACAACAGAAAAGTTCTTGAACCTGAAAATAGAACTAAGCTGATTGAttacttcttctttttctttttgatctgATTGGAACATAATGGTGCACTTCACTTCGTTATTTCCATCTTGTTTCTGGAATTGAGTGAAGTTGCCGGCATGATAAAAAGTTCGCTTCTATGCATCATAGCCCTTTTCAACAAGTTTTAAGTCCATGTTATACACTGTCTTACTTGTTATTTAGGCTGCACTGGGCAATTGTGATGCTGCTGGAAGGACGGTGCTGCAATGTAATGTTGGCAACAAGATCCCCATCAAACTTTGTAGTTTAAATCCAAAATTGGCTGAGATGTGCCATCTAGAGATCGAGTTAGAGGAGGTCGATGATGTCGTGTTCTCAGTAATTGGTCAGAGTTCCATTCATCTATCTGGATATTATGTCAGGGCAAGCAGCAGATCTAATGTGGGAGATGATGAATCGTATCCTTCTAAACAGGATCATGCCTTTGTTTCACTTTTATAACATTTTGGACTGGTAAGTCGTTCTTAACATTATAACTAGAGAATCTTATGGGGAAGATATTGGACAGTCGGACACTGATGAGGAGCATGATGCCAGTGAGGACAGCTATGAGTCTGATTTTATTGATGATCGTGATGTTCCAGTACCTGAGGACAACTATGGGTCTGACACCATGGATGATGGTGATGTCAAGGGCTCCTCTCCACGCCACCACAAACAAGAAGGTAAAAGATTGAATCGTGTGACAATGGATTTCATTGCATAATTTCACCTAGAGATACTTGCTTCTATCTTGTTTCAAGCCTATTGTTGTAATTTCGGTGTTCACCATGTGAAGTCAATTAAACAGAGAACTCTTAATAACACGTGACTTATCTTTCTCAGTTTACATTCATAGTTATTACTACGAATGAGTAAATTTTGGAGTAATTGTCTTATACTTCCGTGAAAAATGTCTTATACTTATTTGTTTTGTTTATCAAGATATGATGGAGATTTCTTTTGTTTGTGACCATATGGATGACGGATGTCAGCTAGGTAGCTCATATTTTAACATGGTAACAGGTGCTATTATTTGCCATTTGGGTGAGTCTGATCCTGCGTAGCTTCAGACCACAGTGCAACCGCATGGAAAGCACATCGAACCATAGTGTTgcattttggtggcttatcTTATATTGTAGACTCAGGAATAGGGGAGAAGCATCAACCAAATCAGCTAATTTCTCTTGCGTGCCTACCACATATTTTAATGCATCGTTCTTTGCTACACTAGTGCCTTTGATGTGTGAGCCATGTTATACATTGTTAAATGTTCTGAAACTTGATCAGTGTGCATAAATATATGTGATCAGCAATGCTTTGTTTAAAGCTATCCTTCTGCTGTGCATTATATTTGCATGTGACACTTTTACATTTTATTCTAGAAGTGGCATAGCCTAGGTGGTTGTTTGATTGCTGCTGGCTTGAAAAATGAATTTAACATGCCTTTTTCTGTTACATTCTTACTAGTGGCACTATACTTAGTTTCTTGTTGTTCCTCTGTGTTCTGTTCACACTACTTGTTTATGTGTTCACACGAAGCCATTGCATGTTGCAAATATACTTAATGTGCATATATCTGCTCTTAATTTTATCCTACTGATTTCTAGCAAATTTCCTATCTCTGTGCAAATAGCTTTTGAAAAACCGACTAGTAAGGTTGAAAGACGGCGGCGCTTAAAGAAGTACCAAGTAGATAGCACTGATGATGACTCTTCATTCAAGCCTGCTGTCAAGCGCAATGCTCCTTCAATATTTGATAGTggcagtgatgatgatgatgataatgtgCCTATATCTGTTGCATTGGCTAAGAAAGACAGCAATAAGGTTGCTGACGAAGTCGAACCCCCAAATGTAGAGGCAAAAGATAAGACCAGAAAGAAGAGTAGCGATGcgaggaaaagaaaaagttcTGCCATCAGCCTGGACACTGCATCGCCAATGTATATCTCTTGGCTCCTACTTAGGCATCTAAGTTTTTCTGTTATCTGTACTGCTCACTGATCTGCAACTTGTAACATCTCATGAGCAGGGATATAACAGATGCTAATGCATCATCGGTTTCAAAAAAAGGTGctgaaattaaaaagaaattgAAGAAAAGGTTGAGAAATCAATTAGAGGCAGAAGGCGAAAAACAATCCAAGATAAGAACATTGGAAGATGGGTTGATTGTAGAAGATCTGTCAACAGGAAACCTGGATGCAAAAATGGCTTCTAGTGGCAGCAAGGTAGCCACTTAGTTTCTTTCCTGAGAGTTCTGTTTAGCATGCTTTTAATTGCACTTTTCATATTTATGTGCTTGGCAAAGTTCCCTTGCTTTATCTCATCTTGCTATTGGCAGTTTGGCACTCATATTTCTACTGACATTGTATTCTTGGCAATTAGTTGATCATCATGGCTTTGCAGTCAGTACATTGTAGGAGTAGTATTTTTATACCAATGTACCTTTCCTAAAAGAAAAGATGTAAACAACCCAGCTTTGTTTATGCAGGTCTATATCAAGTATGTTGGTAAGCTAAAGGATGGGAAAATTGTTGAATCTAATGTCAATGAAAAGCCTTACAAGTTCAAGCTTGGTAATATATTGGCAAACACCCTCATTTTTGTACTTCATTTTGAATTGTTAATTTGAATACTCACATAGCATATATTGTGCTAATTAAAGGTGCTGGGAAAGTAATTCGTGGATGGGATCTCGGTATTTGTGGTAACCAGCTCAGAGtttaatttttatgtttccaagTTGTTTGGGAGTCCAGTTTATAgattatagttttgtgatattgACTGTAGGTATGCGTGTTGGGGAGAAAAGAAGGCTCACCATCCCAGCATCTTTGTGGTATACATTTGACGTCTTGTGCTTTACATTCTATACTAGACAAGTTATATATGCACACTTCAATTTATATTGCTTATGGATCATGTTTACTTTGCAGCTATGGCGATAAATCAGTGGGGAAAGTACCCAATAATTCTTCAATCATCTATGAAATTGAGTTAGTGAAAGTGAAGTAGAGAAGAATACATCGCAGGCTTCTGCATGTGCCCAATGCCAATAGCTGCAACAGGAGTACATGGGTTTTGTTGAACTAGAGATGACGCATGTTCGTACTGCTTTGTTTCACATAGGTGATGGTACATCTAAAATTTTGTTTCCCTCTGGCAGAGGAATTACTCTACACCTCTCGTAGGTTGAGATCTGTGGTCAGACTGCTACGACATTTGCCGCTGGAACACAATAGAAGCTTCCATGTGCTATCAAATGTCAAGTTTCTGTTTTGCTTATGTTGAAGGTGACCAAGAATATTTAGCATGCACTTGGTCCAGTTAATTGCTGCATCACTTTGTAAACTGAGTACGCTCGCTGACGTACTACTATGGTCCAGTTTTCATTTCTTTGTGATTACTTCACAGTTTGCTGCTCCCGTACCCTGTTTCAATTGTTGATGATGGATGAAGCGGAGTTTAACGTTTACAATTTTATTGGTTCCCTCACCTGCTACACTAGTCTATTTGCCGCTTCTGGATTCCACAAATGTGGCCATTGTGATTCGTTGCGGCACAAGCAAATATTATTGCATCG is a genomic window of Phragmites australis chromosome 17, lpPhrAust1.1, whole genome shotgun sequence containing:
- the LOC133897200 gene encoding peptidyl-prolyl cis-trans isomerase FKBP53, with protein sequence MAFWGVEVKPGKPYTHSYQASHGRLRICQAALGNCDAAGRTVLQCNVGNKIPIKLCSLNPKLAEMCHLEIELEEVDDVVFSVIGQSSIHLSGYYVRASSRSNVGDDESESYGEDIGQSDTDEEHDASEDSYESDFIDDRDVPVPEDNYGSDTMDDGDVKGSSPRHHKQEAFEKPTSKVERRRRLKKYQVDSTDDDSSFKPAVKRNAPSIFDSGSDDDDDNVPISVALAKKDSNKVADEVEPPNVEAKDKTRKKSSDARKRKSSAISLDTASPMDITDANASSVSKKGAEIKKKLKKRLRNQLEAEGEKQSKIRTLEDGLIVEDLSTGNLDAKMASSGSKVYIKYVGKLKDGKIVESNVNEKPYKFKLGAGKVIRGWDLGICGMRVGEKRRLTIPASLCYGDKSVGKVPNNSSIIYEIELVKVK